GGCTCTCCGAGCGCGATATCGACAAGGTCGCCGAAACGGGCGTCTGCATCTGCCACAATTGCTCGTCGAATTTCCGCCTGCGCTCCGGCATCGCGCCGCTCAACCGTTTCGAGGCCAGGGGCATCAACACCGCCATCGGCATCGACGAGGCCGGCATCAATGACGACCGCGACATGTTGCAGGAAATGCGCCTTGTGCTGCGCGCGCACCGGGTGCCGGGCATGGCCGAGGCCGACGTGCCGGCCATGGCGCAGGTCCTGCGCATGGCCACGGTGGGCGGCGCCCGGACCACGCCTTTCGGTGAAACCATCGGGACGCTGGAGGTCGGCAAGGCTGCCGATCTCGTGCTGATCGACTGGGACCAGATCGCCTTTCCCTATCTCGACGAGGCGACGCCATTGATCGATGCGGTGATCCAGCGTGCCAAGACCGAGGGTGTCCGGCTGACCATGTGTGACGGCGAGGTGCTCTACCAGGACGGCGAATTCACCCGCGTCGACCGGAAGGACGCCTTGAAACGCCTGCATGACGGATTGCAGAAGCCGCTCTCCGAGGCCGAGCTGGAGCGGCGCGGCCTGTCCAAGGCGATCCTGCCGTTCATCCGCGCCTTCTATGCCGACTATGTCGACGCCAGCTTGCACGAGCCGTTCTATCGGATGAACTCACGGACGTGAGCTCGATGGACAGGCGCTTTCATCGGCCCGAACCCGGTGCGGCAAGATGCGGCGCGACAGCCGCGGAAATTTTTTGGAATTTTGCATACAATGGGCGATGCCGGGCAGATCCGGCACGCCATTGGCCGATCGAGGACTGGGCATGACCGTCGAACCGGTGCCGCGCAAACGCGGCCGACCGCGCAAGGAGGCCTCGGCAAAGGCGGCCGGACAATTCCGGCTGAGCCGGGCCAATCTGCATGAGCGCGCCTTCGACCGACTGCGCACCATGATCGTGCGCGGCAAGCTCGCCCCTGAGACGCCGCTGATCGAGACCGATCTTTGCGACATGCTGGGCGTCTCGCGTACGCCGCTGCGCGAGGCCCTGAAGCTTCTGGCCGCACAAGGCCTGGTGGAACTTCGCCAGAACCGCAGTGCCCGCATCGCGCCGATGCGCATCGACACGATCCATGACCTGTTCGAGGCGATGAGCGGGCTCGAGCGGCTGACCGCGGAACTCGCCGCCGAGCGCATGACCGAGGCCGATCTGGCCGAGCTCCGCCGCCTGCAGGACGAGATGGAGCGTCACGAGGCCGCCGGTGACATGGATGGCTATTTCACCATCAACCAGCAGATCCATTCGGCCATTGTCGCAGGTGCTGGCAACATCACGCTGCGCGAGACCCATGAATGGCTGCTGGCACGCGCCGAGCGCGCCCGCTTCTTCGCGCTGAGTTCGCTCCGGCGCTGGGAAGAGTCGATTGGCGAGCATCGCGCCATTCTTGCCGCACTCGAGGCCCGGCAGGCCGAGACCGCCGGCCGGCTCATCGCCGAACATGTCCAGCATACCGGCCGGGAGGTCGTGCAGATCCTGGCCAATCATCCGACGCTTGCCGGCGTCGCGGCCTGACCTGGAGGCGATCCTTGCGTATTCTGATCCTCAATCCCAACACCACGGCCGGCGTCACCGACCTGCTCGTTGCGGCGGCCCGGCCGGTGGCCGGTCCCGCGACGCGGATCGTTGCGACCACGGCACCGCGCGGCGTGCCCTATATCTCGACCCGTGGCGAAGCCCTGATCGGCGGCGCCATTGCCTTGGAGACGCTGGCCGAGCAGCATTCCGAGGTCGATGCCGCCATCATCGCCGCCTTTGGCGATCCCGGCCTGTTCGCCGCACGCGAACTGTTCGACATCCCGGTCATCGGCATGTCGGAAGCCGCCATGCTCACCGCCTGCATGCTCGGCCAGCGCTTCAGCATCATCACCTTCGCCGCCGCTCTCGGCAGCTGGTACCGCGACTGCGTCGACATGCACGGGCTGTGGGGACGCTGCGCCGGCATCCGTTCGCTCGACGAGAGCTTCGGCCCGGTCGCCGACGTGCAGGTCGAGAAAGAGGCCATGCTGGTGGCCCTCGCCAACCGTGCGGTGCAGGAGGACGACGCCGATGTCGTCATCCTGGCCGGCGCACCGCTCGCCGGGCTTGCCGCCAAGGTGCGCGACCGCATTCCCGTGCCGCTGGTCGATCCGATCGCCGCCGCGGTCAAGCAGGCCGAGGCCCTGGTGGCACTCAATCCGCGCAAGGCGACGGTTGGCACCTTCCGCCGCCCGGCGGCGAAACCGACGACCGGCCTCGGTGATGCACTCGCCGCCCGCATCGAGATGCGCGACCTGCCGGAGGCGGCGGAGTAGGAGAGGGCGACCGCTTAACCTGTCGGCCCGGGAAAGTGGTATCGTCCCCCGATTGCGACCGGTCGTGGCGTCCGAGACGGCGCTTGACTAGCATTCGCCTTTGGCGAAGCGGCAAGGCCGGCATGACGGCTTCGTTTCACTTGATCGGACCTGGCCGAAGGGCCGGGGAAAAAGCGACATGGGAGAGGATGCGATGGTAGCCGCGGCAGCGAAAGTCGACACTCATCAGGCGTCAGACCTGGACATTCTCACCCAGCTCAACCTCGACTACATCAATTCGGTTCAGAACGGCGACGTCAGGCGCTTTGACGAGATTCTCGCCGAGGACTTCTTTTGCAGCAATCCGGACGGCACATTGATCGACCGGGCGCAGTTCCTCCAGCAGACCGCGCAGCCGGTGACGATCAGCGGCCTGACGGTCCGGGACGTGAAGATCCGGATTCTCGATGATGTCGCCATCATCCACGCCGAGACGCACTATGCGGCGCCCGACGGACGTCTGGCGCGCGGCCGCTATACCGATGTCTGGGCGCGCCGGCAGGGCCAATGGCTCGCAGTTTCGGCCCATGTCACGCGCGGTTGAGAGCAAAGATAATGCCCGCCTTGGCGACAAGGCGGGCATTCAGTCGTCAGGCCATGTTCTGAAGGTCCCGGGGGCGGCCGGCCCGCGGGGACCTGCCGCTCATCGGCGCATTACATTCCGCGGCACTGACGCGAACGGCGAATGACGACATCGCCATTCGGCCGCACGCTGCGGACCGAGACGACACGGCAGCGCTCACCTTGCATGATGGTCACGCGACGGTCGCCGCGCATGCCGCGATCATCACGGTGGCCCCGGTCGCCGCGCCGCCAATCACGACGGTC
This portion of the Phreatobacter stygius genome encodes:
- a CDS encoding GntR family transcriptional regulator translates to MTVEPVPRKRGRPRKEASAKAAGQFRLSRANLHERAFDRLRTMIVRGKLAPETPLIETDLCDMLGVSRTPLREALKLLAAQGLVELRQNRSARIAPMRIDTIHDLFEAMSGLERLTAELAAERMTEADLAELRRLQDEMERHEAAGDMDGYFTINQQIHSAIVAGAGNITLRETHEWLLARAERARFFALSSLRRWEESIGEHRAILAALEARQAETAGRLIAEHVQHTGREVVQILANHPTLAGVAA
- a CDS encoding aspartate/glutamate racemase family protein: MRILILNPNTTAGVTDLLVAAARPVAGPATRIVATTAPRGVPYISTRGEALIGGAIALETLAEQHSEVDAAIIAAFGDPGLFAARELFDIPVIGMSEAAMLTACMLGQRFSIITFAAALGSWYRDCVDMHGLWGRCAGIRSLDESFGPVADVQVEKEAMLVALANRAVQEDDADVVILAGAPLAGLAAKVRDRIPVPLVDPIAAAVKQAEALVALNPRKATVGTFRRPAAKPTTGLGDALAARIEMRDLPEAAE
- a CDS encoding nuclear transport factor 2 family protein; the encoded protein is MVAAAAKVDTHQASDLDILTQLNLDYINSVQNGDVRRFDEILAEDFFCSNPDGTLIDRAQFLQQTAQPVTISGLTVRDVKIRILDDVAIIHAETHYAAPDGRLARGRYTDVWARRQGQWLAVSAHVTRG